The proteins below are encoded in one region of Legionella antarctica:
- the dnaG gene encoding DNA primase: MSGLIPQPFIDDLLHRTELVELVDSYVPLKKRGTSHVACCPFHNEKSPSFNVVAKKQFYHCFGCGASGNAISFVMNYQNLGFIDALETLATRLGLSVPREGQLEKNNSSNDLYKLLNKVSAYYQKKLKLDGQVAIDYLRQRGLSGTVAKLYQLGFAPEGWHHLEKTFPLSQRELITTGMLVKNDDGKIYDRYRNRIMFPIHDRHGRIIGFGGRVLDEDHKPKYLNSPETVIFQKSRELYGLHQILSQQKTVDSIIIVEGYMDVIALAQHGISNAVATLGTATSSYHIQLLAKHTKQLIFCFDGDAAGKHAAWRGLESSLPHLNAGLDANFMFLPDGHDPDSLVREEGTANFLTRLQHATPLHHFFYDTLAKDINLLSPGGKTQLINLAKPLLQKMSESSYKQLLIDDLARLTHIESHRLNLLLTDQTQIKPQDHVTNITRTPARIAVALLLQNPEIYTKSLQHINPDLLDDKEHPILLKLLQQLASNPQANTATLIESWRNSSYFDSINKLAAWDHQVPEQELFKEFIDIILLLQKQNRELFIRQLMDKSRQIGLTEAERTELLNMIKEKHIHMNMEK, encoded by the coding sequence ATGTCTGGCTTAATCCCGCAGCCATTCATTGATGATCTCCTGCATCGAACCGAACTGGTTGAACTAGTGGATAGCTATGTTCCTCTAAAAAAAAGAGGAACAAGCCATGTTGCCTGTTGCCCTTTTCATAATGAAAAATCCCCTTCATTTAACGTAGTCGCCAAAAAACAGTTTTATCACTGCTTTGGATGTGGTGCATCAGGTAATGCAATTAGTTTTGTGATGAACTACCAAAACCTGGGATTTATTGACGCCCTAGAAACTCTGGCTACACGTTTGGGTCTGAGTGTTCCCCGCGAGGGTCAATTAGAAAAAAATAATTCATCGAACGATCTCTACAAATTGCTCAACAAAGTCAGTGCCTATTATCAAAAAAAATTAAAACTCGATGGTCAGGTTGCCATAGACTATTTACGTCAGAGAGGACTGAGCGGGACAGTAGCAAAGTTATATCAACTAGGATTTGCCCCCGAGGGTTGGCATCATCTGGAAAAAACATTTCCCCTGTCTCAACGAGAACTCATCACCACGGGAATGTTGGTTAAAAATGACGACGGGAAAATCTATGACCGCTATCGAAACAGAATTATGTTCCCCATCCATGACCGCCACGGCCGAATCATTGGTTTCGGTGGGCGTGTTTTGGATGAGGATCACAAACCCAAATATCTTAATTCTCCAGAAACTGTAATTTTTCAAAAAAGTCGCGAACTTTATGGCTTGCATCAAATTTTAAGCCAGCAAAAAACAGTTGACAGCATCATCATTGTTGAAGGTTATATGGATGTCATTGCTCTGGCGCAACATGGTATTTCAAATGCGGTAGCTACCTTAGGGACAGCGACCAGTTCCTATCATATTCAATTACTTGCCAAACATACCAAACAACTTATCTTTTGTTTTGATGGGGATGCTGCGGGAAAACATGCGGCATGGAGAGGGCTTGAAAGCAGCTTGCCCCATCTCAATGCAGGATTAGATGCCAACTTTATGTTTTTACCCGATGGTCATGACCCCGATAGTTTAGTCAGGGAAGAGGGAACGGCGAATTTTCTAACTCGTCTCCAACACGCAACACCCCTCCATCACTTTTTTTATGATACCTTGGCAAAAGATATTAATCTTTTAAGTCCCGGGGGGAAAACCCAATTAATCAATTTGGCAAAGCCTTTATTGCAAAAAATGTCAGAAAGCTCCTATAAACAATTGCTTATCGATGATTTGGCGCGATTAACCCATATAGAAAGTCATAGACTAAATTTACTTCTTACCGATCAAACCCAGATTAAACCGCAGGATCACGTGACAAATATTACTCGTACCCCTGCACGTATTGCCGTTGCCCTACTCTTGCAAAATCCGGAAATTTATACTAAAAGTTTACAGCATATTAATCCTGATTTACTTGATGACAAGGAACACCCCATTTTACTTAAGCTACTGCAACAATTAGCAAGTAATCCTCAGGCAAATACGGCCACCTTGATTGAATCATGGCGAAACAGCAGTTATTTTGACTCGATTAACAAACTGGCCGCCTGGGATCATCAAGTTCCGGAACAAGAGCTTTTT
- a CDS encoding GatB/YqeY domain-containing protein → MTIKERLNNDIKDAMRAKDKNLLTTLRLITAAIKQIEVDERIEVDEDRMLVILDKMSKQRKESIAQYEKANRDDLVAQEQYELAILAKYLPEPLSAAEIEQLINEAIKSTGAEKMADMGKVMGQLKPQLQGRADMTQVSALIKAQLS, encoded by the coding sequence ATGACCATTAAAGAACGTCTCAATAATGATATTAAAGATGCCATGCGTGCGAAAGATAAAAATCTGCTCACTACTTTGCGTTTAATTACTGCTGCAATAAAACAAATTGAAGTGGATGAGCGTATTGAAGTAGATGAAGACCGCATGTTAGTCATATTAGACAAGATGAGTAAACAACGCAAAGAATCCATTGCCCAATACGAGAAAGCAAATCGTGATGACCTGGTGGCTCAAGAACAATATGAACTGGCCATCCTCGCAAAATATCTTCCTGAGCCTTTATCTGCAGCAGAAATAGAGCAACTGATAAACGAAGCTATCAAATCAACCGGCGCTGAAAAAATGGCTGATATGGGCAAGGTAATGGGGCAGCTTAAACCCCAGTTGCAGGGACGGGCTGATATGACTCAAGTGAGTGCCTTAATCAAGGCCCAGTTGAGCTGA
- the rpsU gene encoding 30S ribosomal protein S21 produces MPTVRVKEGENPEYALRRFKRSCEKAGILTELRRREFYEKPTAERKRKQAAAVKRHLKKISRDTSSRRSMKHRRK; encoded by the coding sequence ATGCCTACCGTTCGTGTAAAAGAAGGCGAGAACCCAGAATATGCACTGCGCCGATTTAAGCGCTCTTGTGAAAAAGCCGGTATTTTAACCGAATTACGCCGTCGAGAATTTTATGAGAAACCAACTGCTGAGCGTAAACGTAAACAAGCAGCTGCAGTAAAGCGTCATCTGAAAAAGATTTCTCGTGATACTTCGTCACGACGCAGCATGAAACACCGACGTAAATAA
- the tsaD gene encoding tRNA (adenosine(37)-N6)-threonylcarbamoyltransferase complex transferase subunit TsaD — MLVLGIESSCDETGLAVYDSDSGLLAHALHSQIETHKVHGGVVPELASRDHVNYLIPLADQVLKEAQLNKKDLDGIAYTAGPGLIGALLVGSCFAKSLAYALNIPALGIHHLEAHLLAAKMETPALEFPFIALLVSGGHCQLIEVINLGEYRLLGDTLDDAVGEAFDKTAKLMGIPYPGGAVLARLADQCKSTPYRFPRPMTDRPGLDFSFSGLKTHALTTWNQSGKEEKDRLEIAKAFQQAVVDTLIIKCKRAIEQSSCTRLVVAGGVGANKALRLALQEWIKSINGQVYFPALEYCTDNGAMVAYAGCLRMLRGEKDAGSGVDVKARWPLA, encoded by the coding sequence ATGTTGGTATTAGGTATTGAGTCCTCTTGTGATGAAACAGGACTGGCTGTTTATGATTCGGATTCAGGTTTATTAGCTCATGCACTGCATTCACAAATTGAAACCCACAAGGTGCATGGCGGGGTTGTGCCCGAACTGGCATCCAGAGATCATGTTAATTATTTAATCCCTTTAGCAGACCAGGTTCTCAAAGAGGCCCAACTTAATAAAAAAGATCTGGATGGGATCGCTTATACAGCTGGACCGGGTTTAATTGGTGCCTTACTGGTAGGCTCCTGCTTTGCAAAAAGTTTGGCGTATGCCTTAAATATCCCTGCCTTGGGAATTCACCATTTAGAAGCACATTTATTAGCCGCAAAAATGGAAACTCCTGCACTGGAATTTCCATTTATTGCCCTTTTGGTTTCTGGAGGTCACTGCCAATTAATTGAAGTAATCAACTTGGGTGAGTATCGGTTATTGGGTGATACTCTGGATGATGCAGTAGGAGAGGCTTTTGATAAAACAGCCAAACTTATGGGTATTCCTTATCCGGGTGGGGCTGTACTTGCCCGACTTGCCGACCAATGCAAGTCAACCCCTTATCGTTTTCCGCGCCCTATGACCGATAGGCCTGGATTGGACTTTAGTTTCAGCGGATTAAAAACCCATGCCTTGACTACCTGGAATCAAAGCGGGAAAGAAGAAAAAGATCGATTGGAAATTGCTAAAGCATTTCAGCAAGCAGTGGTAGATACATTAATTATTAAATGTAAAAGGGCAATAGAACAATCTTCTTGTACCCGTTTGGTAGTCGCCGGAGGGGTAGGAGCTAATAAAGCCTTGCGGCTTGCCCTGCAGGAATGGATTAAAAGTATTAATGGACAGGTTTATTTTCCTGCTCTTGAATATTGTACTGACAATGGGGCTATGGTCGCTTATGCCGGTTGTTTGCGAATGTTGCGTGGGGAAAAAGATGCAGGATCTGGGGTCGATGTCAAAGCTCGTTGGCCTTTGGCTTGA
- the plsY gene encoding glycerol-3-phosphate 1-O-acyltransferase PlsY, giving the protein MIWFILFVTIGYLMGSFCSAVIVCRLFALPDPRMKGSKNPGATNVLRIAGKNYAALVMLADLLKGTIPVLIAKIFDADAVIVAFTALAAVVGHMYPVFFEFKGGKGVATAIGALLGFHFIIGVMVAATWLLVAKFSRYSSLASMVAITLAPFYTLLLIPHFGIFPPLIIMALLVLFKHRNNITRLLDGIEPKINLKTNVIEEVMEASPDMNGKETEEQMVQEIPLLETKTPIKEIKSVNIKAKKMSNRKEPSKKIKTTADKPVINEKPTKKVAKKPIKTAKPNRKTPLESPKE; this is encoded by the coding sequence GTGATTTGGTTTATACTATTTGTAACTATTGGATATCTGATGGGATCTTTTTGCTCCGCGGTCATCGTTTGTCGTTTGTTTGCATTACCTGACCCGCGCATGAAAGGCTCTAAAAATCCTGGAGCGACCAATGTTTTGCGTATTGCCGGTAAAAATTATGCTGCCTTGGTAATGCTTGCAGATCTTCTTAAAGGAACGATTCCTGTATTAATAGCCAAAATTTTCGATGCCGATGCAGTCATTGTAGCCTTTACTGCTTTAGCCGCAGTAGTTGGCCATATGTATCCAGTTTTCTTTGAATTCAAAGGTGGAAAAGGTGTAGCTACAGCTATAGGCGCTTTGTTAGGTTTTCACTTCATAATTGGTGTTATGGTTGCTGCTACCTGGCTATTAGTAGCTAAATTTAGCCGTTACTCCTCTTTAGCATCGATGGTTGCCATTACTCTGGCGCCTTTTTATACCTTATTACTAATACCTCATTTTGGTATTTTTCCCCCACTGATTATTATGGCTCTGCTTGTGCTCTTCAAACATAGAAATAACATTACCCGGCTTCTCGATGGTATAGAACCTAAAATCAACTTAAAAACCAATGTGATAGAAGAAGTGATGGAAGCATCACCGGATATGAATGGTAAAGAAACAGAGGAGCAGATGGTTCAGGAAATACCACTTCTTGAAACAAAAACGCCGATTAAAGAAATAAAATCAGTTAACATTAAAGCAAAAAAAATGAGCAATAGAAAGGAACCATCAAAGAAAATAAAAACAACAGCTGATAAGCCAGTCATTAACGAGAAACCCACCAAGAAAGTAGCAAAAAAACCAATAAAAACTGCTAAACCGAATAGAAAAACTCCATTAGAAAGCCCCAAGGAGTAA